The sequence below is a genomic window from Barrientosiimonas humi.
CATCCGCGAGATCATGGGTGAGTCGATGGAGTCGCTCATCCACCACTTCAAGCTGGTGACCGAGGGGTTCCGCGTCCCGCCGGGGCAGGCGTACGTCGGGATCGAGAGCCCCAAGGGCGAGATCGGGTGCCACGTGGTGTCCGACGGCGGCACGCGCCCCTACCGCGCGCACTTCCGCGATCCCAGCTTCAACAACCTGCAGGGCACGGCGGCGATGTCCGAGGGCGGCGCGGTCGCCGACGTCATCGTGGCCGTGGCCTCGATCGACCCCGTGATGGGTGGTGTCGACCGTTGAGCCACGACGGACTGCGCCAGGAAGGCCCGTGTCATGACTGATATCGACGCGCACAGCGACCCGCTGCACCAGCTGACGCCGCTGCAGGCCAGCGACGAGCCGTACGACGAGCAGACCCTGGCCGACCTGCGCGAGGACGCGGCCGAGGTCATCGCCCGCTACCCGCAGAAGCGGTCGGCGCTGCTGCCGCTGCTGCACCTGATCCAGAGCGTCGACGGCTTCGTCACCGGCCGCGGCGTGCGGTTCTGCGCCGAGCAGCTGGACCTGTCCGAGGCGGAGGTCTCGGGCGTCGCGACGTTCTACACCCAGTACAAGCGCCACCCCAACGGCGACTACACCGTCGGCGTGTGCACCAACACGCTGTGCGCGGTGATGGGCGGCGACCTCATCTGGGAGACGGTCTCGGAGCACCTCGGCGTCGAGCACGACGAGACGACCCCCGACGGCAAGATCACCCTCGAGCGCATCGAGTGCAACGCCGCGTGCGACTTCGCCCCGGTGGTCATGGCCAACTGGGAGTTCTTCGACAACCAGACCCCCGAGTCGACGGTGCGCCTGGTCGACGACCTGCGCGCCGGGCGCGACGTGCGTCCGACCCGCGGCCCCGGCAAGGTCTGCACCTTCAAGCAGGTCTCGCGGGTGCTCGCCGGCTTCCCCGACGGCCTCGCCGACGAGGGCGTGGGCGCCGGAGCCGCCTCGCTCGAAGGGTTGCGCCTGGCCAAGGAGGCCGGCGTCGACACCAGCTCCGACGCCAGCGCGGCCGAGGCGAGCCAGGGCGACACCGAGCGCTCGGTCGCCGCCGACGACGCCGCCACGCCCGCGACGCCGCCCGTCACCGGCTCCACCGACACCCCCGCCAACGCTCCGGACGCCGACCCGCAGCCGCAGTCGCACACGCCCGCGAAGGAGGACGAGCAGTCATGAGCAGTGCCGCCGAGAAGCTCACTCCGATCCTCACCAAGTTCTGGGACGACCCGCAGTCCTGGACCCTCGCGACGTACGAACGCCACGAGGGCTACCAGGCGCTGAGCAAGGCCCTGGCCATGACGCCCGAGGACCTCGTGCAGATGTCCAAGGACTCCGGCCTCCGCGGTCGCGGCGGCGCCGGCTTCCCGACCGGCATGAAGTGGGGCTTCCTGCCGCCGCCGGACGGCGGGCCGCGCTACCTCGTGGTCAACGCCGACGAGTCCGAGCCGGGCACCTGCAAGGACATCCCGCTGATGATGGCGGCGCCGCAGTTCCTCATCGAGGGCGTGGCGATCACCTCCTACGCCATCGGCTGCAACCACGCCTTCATCTACGTGCGCGGCGAGGTCGCCCACGTCTACCGCCGCCTGCTGCGCGCGGTCGAGGAGGCGTACGCCGCCGGTCACCTCGGCACGAACATCCACGGCAGCGGCTTCGACCTGGACATCACCGTCCACGCCGGCGCCGGCGCCTACATCTGCGGCGAGGAGACCGCGCTGCTGGACAGCCTCGAGGGCCGTCGCGGCCAGCCGCGCCTGAAGCCGCCGTTCCCCGCGGTGGCCGGCCTGTACGCCCGCCCCACCGTGGTCAACAACGTGGAGAGCATCGCGTCGATCCCGCCGATCGTGCTGCACGGCGCCGACTGGTTCGGCGGCATGGGCACCGAGAAGTCCAAGGGCTTCGGCATCTTCAGCCTGTCCGGCCACGTCGAGCGCCCGGGGCAGTACGAAGCCCCGCTCGGCATCACGCTGCGCGAGCTGGTGGACCTGGCCGGCGGCATCCGCAAGGGCCACCGGCTGAAGTTCTGGACGCCGGGCGGCAGCTCGACGCCGATCTTCACCGACGAGCACTGGGACGTGCCGCTGGACTTCGAGTCGGTCGCCGCGGCCGGGTCGATGCTCGGCACCCGCGCGCTGCAGATCTTCGACGAGACGGTGTCGGTCGTGCGCGCGGTGTCGCGCTGGATCGACTTCTACGCCCACGAGTCCTGCGGCAAGTGCACCCCGTGCCGCGAGGGCACCTTCTGGCTCAAGCAGATCCTGACCCGCCTCGAGCACGGCCAGGGCACCCAGGACGACATCGACAAGCTCGTCGACGTCTGTGACAACATCCTCGGTCGCAGCTTCTGCGCGCTGGGCGACGGCGCGACCTCGCCCGTCACCTCGGCCGTGCAGTACTTCCGCGACGAGTTCGAGGCCGGTATGACCACGCCCTGGTGGGAGCTGTTCCCGCCGGAGCGCTCGGTGCTGTTCCCGACGGCCGCACCGGCGAAGGAGAACGTCAGCGCATGACCACCACCGCCCCCGCCCCCAAGGAGCAGGCGACCGACCTCGTGACCCTCACGGTCGACGGGGTCGCCGTCAGCGTGCCCAAGGGCACCCTGGTCATCCGGGCCGCCGAGCAGATCGGCATCCAGATCCCGCGGTTCTGCGACCACCCGCTGCTCGACCCGATCGGCGCGTGCCGGCAGTGCCTCGTCGAGGTGTCGACCAAGGCCCCCGACGGCGCGATGAAGCCGATGCCCAAGCCGCAGGCCTCGTGCACCCTCGAGGTCAGCGAGGGCATGGAGGTCAAGACCCAGCAGTCCTCGCCGGTGGCCGACAAGGCCCAGCAGGGCGTCATGGAGCTGCTGCTGGTCAACCACCCGCTCGACTGCCCGGTGTGCGACAAGGGCGGCGAGTGCCCCCTGCAGAACCAGGCGATGAGCAACGGCCGGCCCCGCACCCGGTTCGAGGACATCAAGCGCACCTTCCCCAAGCCGATCAGCATCTCCAGCCAGGTGCTGCTCGACCGCGAGCGCTGCGTGCTGTGCGCGCGGTGCACCCGCTTCTCCGACCAGATCGCCGGTGACCCGTTCATCGCGCTCATCGAGCGCGGTGCGCTGCAGCAGGTCGGCATCTACGAGGAGAAGCCGTTCGAGTCCTACTTCTCCGGCAACACGATCCAGATCTGCCCGGTCGGCGCGCTGACCAGCGCGGCGTACCGGTTCCGCTCCCGCCCGTTCGACCTGATGTCGACCCCGAGCGTGTGCGAGCACTGCGCCAGCGGTTGCTCGCTGCGCGTCGACCACCGCCGCGGCGTGGTGCTGCGTCGCATGGCGCTGGAGAACCCCGAGGTCAACGAGGAGTGGAACTGCGACAAGGGCCGCTGGGCGTTCACCTACGCCACGGCCCGCAACCGCCTCGAGACGCCGCTGGTGCGTGACGCGTCGGGTGCGCTGCAGGTCGCGGCGTGGCCCGAGGCGATCGCGGCGGCCGCGGCCGGCCTGCAGATCGCGCGCGACGCCGGTGGCGTCGGCGTGCTGCCCGGTGGCCGGGTCAGCGCCGAGGACGCCTACGCCTACAGCAAGTTCGCGCGCATGGTGCTCGGCACCAACGACATCGACCTGCGGGCGCGCCCGCACTCGGCCGAGGAGGCGGCGTTCCTCGCGCACGCCGTCGTCGGCACCGGCCCCGACACCGGCGCGGTGACCTACACCGACGTCGAGCACGCCCCGTCGGTGCTGCTCGTCGGGCTGGAGCCCGAGGAGGAGTCGCCGATCCTGTTCCTGCGGCTGCGTCGCGCGTTCCGCAAGAACAAGACCAAGGTCGTCTCGCTCGCGCCGTACGCCACCCGCGGCCTGGAGAAGGTCGGCGGCACCCTGGTGCCGACGGCCCCCGGCACCGAGGCCGAGGTGCTCGACGCCCTCGCCTCGGGCGCGGCCGACCTCGGTGACGACGTGGCCGCGACCGTGCAGGACCTCGGCGCCGACTCGCTGATCCTCGTGGGGGAGCGGCTGGCCACGGTGGCCGGCGGCTTCTCGGCGGTGCTCGAGCTCGCCAAGGCCAAGGGCGCCCGCGTCGCGTGGGTCCCGCGCCGCGCCGGTGAGCGCGGCGGCGTCGAGGTCGGCGCGCTGCCCAACCTGCTGCCCGGCGGCCGGCTGGTCACCGACGCGGCCGCGCGCGACCAGGTCGCGACGATCTGGGGCGCCACCGACCTGCCCGACACCGAGGGCCGCGACCTGACCGCCATCCTCGAGGCCGCCGCCTCGGGGCAGCTGGCCGGTCTCGTCGTCGGCGGGGTCGACCCCGACGACCTGCCCGACCCGCAGCTCGCGCGCCGCGCGCTGGAGAAGGCGTTCGTCGTCTCCCTGGAGATCCGCGAGGAGGCCGCGGCGTCGTACGCCGACGTCGTGCTCCCCGTCGCGCCGCACCAGGAGAAGGCCGGCACGTTCTTCGACTGGGAGGGCCGCCCGCGCCCGTTCGAGCAGTCGCTGGAGTCGGTCGCGATGGCCGACTTCCGGGTGCTCGACCTGCTCGCGGCCGAGCTGGGGGAGTTCCTCGGCACCCGTTCGCTGGACCAGACCCGCGCCGAGCTCGACGAGCTGGGCACGATCGGCAGCACCGGCGCCCCGGCGCCGCGCGTGCGCCGCGGGGGAGTGCCGCGGCCGCTCGTCGGCGAGGCCGTCCTCGCGACGTGGAGCCAGCTGCTCGACCTCGGCCTGATGCAGCAGAACGAGCCGTTCCTCGCCGGCACCGCCCACCGGCCGGTCGTGCGCCTCTCGGCGGCCACCGCCCAGGGCGTCGGCGTGGTCGAGGGCCAGCCGCTGAACGTGTCGACCAAGCGCGGCACCATCACCCTGCCCGCCCGCATCACGGCGATGCCCGACCACGTCGTCTGGCTGCCCACCAACTCGCCCGGCTCGACCGTGCGGGCGACCCTCGGTGCGGTCGGCGGCGACCTCGTGCGGCTCACCCCGGGTGAGGCGCTCCCGCAGCAGACCACCAAGGACGGTGTCGCATGAGCCTGCTCGCCACGGCCGCGCAGGCGGTCCCCGCCGCCGTCACCGACAACCCGTCGGCCGACTTCAGCGACACCCCCTGGTGGCTGTCGCTGGTCAAGGCGGTGCTGCTGTTCGTCTACCTGCTGCTCAGCACGCTGCTGGTCATCTGGTTCGAGCGGCGCGTCATCGGCCGCATGCAGCAGCGCCCCGGCCCCAACCGCACCGGCAAGTTCGGTCTGCTGCAGACCCTGGCCGACGGTGTGAAGCTGGCGCTGAAGGAAGACGTCGTCCCGCGCAACGCCGACAAGATCATGTTCTGGCTGGCGCCCGCGCTCGCCGGCGCGATGGCGTTCGTGTCGTTCGCGATCATCCCGCTCAGCAACGGCGTGTGGATGTTCGGTCACTTCACCCCGCTGCAGCTCACCGACACCCCGATCGCGGCGCTGCTGGTGCTCGCGGTCGCCGGTGTGGGTGCCTACGGCATCGTCCTCGCGGGCTGGAGCTCCGGCTCGACCTACCCGCTGCTCGGTGGACTGCGCTCGAGCGCCCAGGTGATCTCGTACGAGATCGCGATGGGTCTCGCGCTCGTGGCGGTCTTCCTCTACGCCGGCTCGATGTCGACCAGCCAGATCGTGACGGCGCAGAAGGGGCTGTGGTTCATCATCCCGGCCTTCTTCTCCTTCGTCGTCTACGTCATCACGATGGTCGGCGAGACCAACCGGCTCCCGTTCGACCTGGCCGAGGGCGAGGGCGAGCTCACCGGTGGCTTCCACACCGAGTACTCCTCGCTGAAGTTCGCGATGTTCTTCCTCGGCGAGTACGTCAACATGTTCACCGTCTCGGCCCTGGCCACCACGCTGTTCCTCGGCGGCTGGCAGGCGCCCCCCGGCATCGCCGCCATCGGTGACGGCATGTTCAACGGCGGCTGGTGGGGCCTGTTCTGGTTCACCGCCAAGCTGTGGGCCTTCGTGTTCCTGTTCGTGTGGCTGCGCGGTTCGCTGCCGCGCGTGCGCTACGACCAGTTCATGAAGCTGGGCTGGAAGGTGCTCATCCCGACCACCCTGGTGTGGGTCGTCATGGTGGCCTTCATCCGCGCCTCCGAGCTGGGCTTCCTCGGCGAGGGCCGGGTCAGCCTGCTGGGCCGGGAGTACTCCCGCGCCACGCTGTTCGTGATCGCCTGCATCGCGCTGCTGGTGCTCGCCGCCGCCTGGATGTGGGACAGCCGCCAGGCGCGCAAGAAGGCTGAGCGCGAGGCCGACCGGCCCGCCGAGGAGGTCGACCCCTTCGCCGGCGGGCACCCCGTACCCCCGCTGCCGGGGCAGCGACTCGTCGAGCCCGCCCCGGCGCTGGCCGCCGCCCGTCCGCAGCGGGCCACCGACGACCACCCGACGGAGGAGATCCGTGGCTGACAACGCCAAGAGCAACGACGACGCGGGCATGCTCGCGAAGGTCGCCGGCTTCGGCGTGACCTTCTCGACCATGTTCCGCAAGGTCAAGACCGAGCAGTACCCCGAGGAGAAGCGGCCGACCCAGCTGCGCTACCACGGCCGTCACCAGCTGAACCGGCACCCGGACGGGCTGGAGAAGTGCGTCGGCTGCGAGCTGTGCGCCTGGGCCTGCCCGGCCGACGCGATCCTGGTCGAGGGCGCCGACAACGACGACGCCACCGGGCAGCGGTTCTCGCCCGGCGAGCGCTACGGCCGCGTCTACCAGATCAACTACCTGCGCTGCATCTTCTGCGGGCTGTGCATCGAGGCGTGCCCGACGCGCGCGCTGACGATGACCAACGAGTACGAGCTCGCCGACGACAACCGCGCCGACCTGATCTTCACCAAGGAGCAGCTCCTCGCCCCGCTGCAGGCGGGCATGCTGCCGGCGCCGCACCCGATGGTCGCCGGCATGGAGGAGCGCGACTACTACCAGGGCAAGGTCACCGGCGCCACGCAGCAGCAGGAGGAGTGGGTGCGCACGCACGAGCACGACGAGCAGCCCGACGGCGCGCAGCGGGAGACCGCGCAGCCGCAGGGCGCGCGACCGGACGGCTCGCAGCCGGTGGGCGGCGCGTCCACCGGCGCCACCCGGGCCGGTGCCGACGGGGCCGCCCGATGATGGCGCTCGGTGGCGGCGAGGCCGCGCTCTTCTGGATCGCCGGCCCGCTGAGCGTGTTCGGCGCGCTGACCCTGCTGTTCGCCCGCAAGGCCGTCCACGCCGCGATGGGCATGGCGCTGACGATGGTGCTGATGGGCGTGTTCTACATCGCCCAGCAGGCCGAGTTCCTCGGCGTCATCCAGATCTTCGTCTACTCCGGCGCCGTGATGATGCTGTTCCTGTTCGTCATCATGCTCGTCGGCGTCGACTCCTCCGACTCCCTCGTCGAGACGATCAAGGGCCAGCGCGTCGCCGGCCTGCTGCTCGCCGGGGCGCTCGCGGCCATGTCGCTCGCGCTGATCGCGCGCACCCAGTTCCGGCCGATCAACGCCTCGGTCGACCCCAACGCCGACGGCAACGTCAGCGGCGTCTCCAAGCTGATCTTCGGCCCGTACGTCTGGGCGTTCGAGGCGACCAGCGCGCTGCTGATCACCGCCGCGCTCGGCGCCATGGTGCTCGCGCACCGCGAGCGACTGCGCCCGAAGCCGACCCAGGCCGACTGGGCCCGCCGCCGGGTCCAGTCCGGCGAGAACGTCGCCGGTCTGCCCGCGCCCGGTGTGTACGCCCGGCACAACGCGGTCGACACCCCGGCCCTGCTGCCCGACGGGCAGCCCTCGGAGCTGTCGATCTCGCGCGTGCTGCGCGCCCGCGGCCAGGTGGCCCCGACCGGCGGCTACCTCGAGGCCACCGAGGACGCCGACCGCGAGACCGGTCAGCCCGACCCCGACTCCGACGGGACGCAGACCGCGGTCGCCGACACCACCCCGGGAGGTGCCCGATGAACGTGACCAACTACATCTACCTCTCGGCGATTCTGTTCGCCATCGGCGCCGCCACGGTGCTGCTGCGCCGTAACGCGATCATCGTGTTCATGGGCGTCGAGCTGATGCTCAACGCCGCGAACCTGGCGTTCGTCACCTTCGCCCGGATGCACAGCGAGCTCGATGGTCAGGTCATCGCCCTGTTCGTCATGGTCGTCGCTGCCGCCGAGGTCGTGGTCGGCCTGGCCATCATCATGGCGATCTTCCGTGCCCGCCGGTCGGCCTCGGTCGACGACGCCAACCTGCTGAAGCTGTAAGGAGCCGGTGTGACCCTCATGACCCCCACGGGCCTGGTGGCCTCCGGCGCCACCGAACAGGCTGCCGCGGCCACCGGTGCCGCGTCGGTCGCCTGGCTCCTCGTCGCGCTGCCGCTCGCCGGCGCCGCGCTGCTGCTGCTCGGCGGCCGCGCCTTGGACAAGGTCGGCCCGCTCGTCGCCACCGCCCTGTCCTGGGGCAGCTTCGTCGTCGGCGCGCTGATCGTGCTGCAGATGATGGGCCGCGACCCCGAGGCCCGCGCCCAGCACCTGGCGCTGTACGACTGGATCCCGGCCGGCGCGTTCAACCTCAAGGCCGGTCTGCAGATCGACCAGCTGTCGATGGTCTTCGTGCTGCTCATCACGTTCGTGGGCTCGCTGATCCACGTCTACTCGCTGGGCTACATGGAGCACGACCCGGCCAAGCGGCGCTTCTTCGCCTACCTCAACCTGTTCGTCGCGGCGATGCTGCTGCTCGTGCTGGCCGACAGCTACCTGCTGCTGTTCGTCGGCTGGGAGGGCGTGGGTCTCGCGTCCTACCTGCTGATCGGGTTCTGGAACTACAACCCGGCGTACGCCACCGCGGCCAACAAGGCGTTCATCGTCAACCGCGTCGGCGACATCGGCATGCTGCTGGCGATCTTCACGATGTTCGCCACCATCGGCCGCGTCGACTTCGTGGGCGTCAACCAGGCCGTCGGCTCGATGAGCCAGGGCGCGCTGCTCGCGATCGGGCTCTTCCTGCTGCTCGCCGCCTGCGGCAAGTCCGCCCAGTTCCCGCTGCAGAGCTGGCTGGGCGACGCGATGGCCGGCCCGACCCCCGTGTCGGCGCTGATCCACGCCGCGACCATGGTGACCGCCGGCGTCTACCTCATCGTGCGCAGCGGGGCGATCTTCGACGCCTCGCCCGACGCGCGCCTCGCGGTCACCATCGTCGGTGCGATCACGCTGCTCTACGGGGCGATCGTCGGCTGCGCCAAGGACGACATGAAGAAGGCGCTCGCCGCCTCGACCATGTCGCAGATCGGCTACATGATGCTGGCCGCGGGCCTCGGCCCGGTCGGCTACGCCTTCGCGATCTTCCACCTGCTGACGCACGGCTTCTTCAAGGCCGGGATGTTCCTCGGCGCCGGCTCGGTCATGCACGGCATGAACGACCAGGTCGACATGCGCCGGTTCGGTGGGCTCAGCGCCGTCATGAAGATCACCTGGGTGACCTTCGGCCTGGGCTACCTCGCGATCATCGGCTTCCCGTTCCTGTCCGGCTACTGGTCCAAGGACAAGATCATCGAGTCCGCCTTCATCGGCGAGGGCTGGCGGCCGTGGGTCTTCGGCGGCGTGGCGATGCTCGGTGCGGGGATCACCGCGTTCTACATGTCGCGGATGTTCTTCATGATCTTCCAGGGCAAGCGCCGCTGGCTGGAGGAGTTCAACGGCAAGCCGGTGCATCCGCACGAGTCCCCGGCGACCATGACCATCCCGATGATGGTGCTGGCGGTCGGCTC
It includes:
- the nuoE gene encoding NADH-quinone oxidoreductase subunit NuoE, whose amino-acid sequence is MTDIDAHSDPLHQLTPLQASDEPYDEQTLADLREDAAEVIARYPQKRSALLPLLHLIQSVDGFVTGRGVRFCAEQLDLSEAEVSGVATFYTQYKRHPNGDYTVGVCTNTLCAVMGGDLIWETVSEHLGVEHDETTPDGKITLERIECNAACDFAPVVMANWEFFDNQTPESTVRLVDDLRAGRDVRPTRGPGKVCTFKQVSRVLAGFPDGLADEGVGAGAASLEGLRLAKEAGVDTSSDASAAEASQGDTERSVAADDAATPATPPVTGSTDTPANAPDADPQPQSHTPAKEDEQS
- the nuoI gene encoding NADH-quinone oxidoreductase subunit NuoI, which translates into the protein MLAKVAGFGVTFSTMFRKVKTEQYPEEKRPTQLRYHGRHQLNRHPDGLEKCVGCELCAWACPADAILVEGADNDDATGQRFSPGERYGRVYQINYLRCIFCGLCIEACPTRALTMTNEYELADDNRADLIFTKEQLLAPLQAGMLPAPHPMVAGMEERDYYQGKVTGATQQQEEWVRTHEHDEQPDGAQRETAQPQGARPDGSQPVGGASTGATRAGADGAAR
- a CDS encoding NADH-quinone oxidoreductase subunit G, with the translated sequence MTTTAPAPKEQATDLVTLTVDGVAVSVPKGTLVIRAAEQIGIQIPRFCDHPLLDPIGACRQCLVEVSTKAPDGAMKPMPKPQASCTLEVSEGMEVKTQQSSPVADKAQQGVMELLLVNHPLDCPVCDKGGECPLQNQAMSNGRPRTRFEDIKRTFPKPISISSQVLLDRERCVLCARCTRFSDQIAGDPFIALIERGALQQVGIYEEKPFESYFSGNTIQICPVGALTSAAYRFRSRPFDLMSTPSVCEHCASGCSLRVDHRRGVVLRRMALENPEVNEEWNCDKGRWAFTYATARNRLETPLVRDASGALQVAAWPEAIAAAAAGLQIARDAGGVGVLPGGRVSAEDAYAYSKFARMVLGTNDIDLRARPHSAEEAAFLAHAVVGTGPDTGAVTYTDVEHAPSVLLVGLEPEEESPILFLRLRRAFRKNKTKVVSLAPYATRGLEKVGGTLVPTAPGTEAEVLDALASGAADLGDDVAATVQDLGADSLILVGERLATVAGGFSAVLELAKAKGARVAWVPRRAGERGGVEVGALPNLLPGGRLVTDAAARDQVATIWGATDLPDTEGRDLTAILEAAASGQLAGLVVGGVDPDDLPDPQLARRALEKAFVVSLEIREEAAASYADVVLPVAPHQEKAGTFFDWEGRPRPFEQSLESVAMADFRVLDLLAAELGEFLGTRSLDQTRAELDELGTIGSTGAPAPRVRRGGVPRPLVGEAVLATWSQLLDLGLMQQNEPFLAGTAHRPVVRLSAATAQGVGVVEGQPLNVSTKRGTITLPARITAMPDHVVWLPTNSPGSTVRATLGAVGGDLVRLTPGEALPQQTTKDGVA
- the nuoH gene encoding NADH-quinone oxidoreductase subunit NuoH — encoded protein: MSLLATAAQAVPAAVTDNPSADFSDTPWWLSLVKAVLLFVYLLLSTLLVIWFERRVIGRMQQRPGPNRTGKFGLLQTLADGVKLALKEDVVPRNADKIMFWLAPALAGAMAFVSFAIIPLSNGVWMFGHFTPLQLTDTPIAALLVLAVAGVGAYGIVLAGWSSGSTYPLLGGLRSSAQVISYEIAMGLALVAVFLYAGSMSTSQIVTAQKGLWFIIPAFFSFVVYVITMVGETNRLPFDLAEGEGELTGGFHTEYSSLKFAMFFLGEYVNMFTVSALATTLFLGGWQAPPGIAAIGDGMFNGGWWGLFWFTAKLWAFVFLFVWLRGSLPRVRYDQFMKLGWKVLIPTTLVWVVMVAFIRASELGFLGEGRVSLLGREYSRATLFVIACIALLVLAAAWMWDSRQARKKAEREADRPAEEVDPFAGGHPVPPLPGQRLVEPAPALAAARPQRATDDHPTEEIRG
- the nuoF gene encoding NADH-quinone oxidoreductase subunit NuoF → MSSAAEKLTPILTKFWDDPQSWTLATYERHEGYQALSKALAMTPEDLVQMSKDSGLRGRGGAGFPTGMKWGFLPPPDGGPRYLVVNADESEPGTCKDIPLMMAAPQFLIEGVAITSYAIGCNHAFIYVRGEVAHVYRRLLRAVEEAYAAGHLGTNIHGSGFDLDITVHAGAGAYICGEETALLDSLEGRRGQPRLKPPFPAVAGLYARPTVVNNVESIASIPPIVLHGADWFGGMGTEKSKGFGIFSLSGHVERPGQYEAPLGITLRELVDLAGGIRKGHRLKFWTPGGSSTPIFTDEHWDVPLDFESVAAAGSMLGTRALQIFDETVSVVRAVSRWIDFYAHESCGKCTPCREGTFWLKQILTRLEHGQGTQDDIDKLVDVCDNILGRSFCALGDGATSPVTSAVQYFRDEFEAGMTTPWWELFPPERSVLFPTAAPAKENVSA
- a CDS encoding NADH-quinone oxidoreductase subunit J, whose protein sequence is MMALGGGEAALFWIAGPLSVFGALTLLFARKAVHAAMGMALTMVLMGVFYIAQQAEFLGVIQIFVYSGAVMMLFLFVIMLVGVDSSDSLVETIKGQRVAGLLLAGALAAMSLALIARTQFRPINASVDPNADGNVSGVSKLIFGPYVWAFEATSALLITAALGAMVLAHRERLRPKPTQADWARRRVQSGENVAGLPAPGVYARHNAVDTPALLPDGQPSELSISRVLRARGQVAPTGGYLEATEDADRETGQPDPDSDGTQTAVADTTPGGAR
- the nuoL gene encoding NADH-quinone oxidoreductase subunit L; translated protein: MTPTGLVASGATEQAAAATGAASVAWLLVALPLAGAALLLLGGRALDKVGPLVATALSWGSFVVGALIVLQMMGRDPEARAQHLALYDWIPAGAFNLKAGLQIDQLSMVFVLLITFVGSLIHVYSLGYMEHDPAKRRFFAYLNLFVAAMLLLVLADSYLLLFVGWEGVGLASYLLIGFWNYNPAYATAANKAFIVNRVGDIGMLLAIFTMFATIGRVDFVGVNQAVGSMSQGALLAIGLFLLLAACGKSAQFPLQSWLGDAMAGPTPVSALIHAATMVTAGVYLIVRSGAIFDASPDARLAVTIVGAITLLYGAIVGCAKDDMKKALAASTMSQIGYMMLAAGLGPVGYAFAIFHLLTHGFFKAGMFLGAGSVMHGMNDQVDMRRFGGLSAVMKITWVTFGLGYLAIIGFPFLSGYWSKDKIIESAFIGEGWRPWVFGGVAMLGAGITAFYMSRMFFMIFQGKRRWLEEFNGKPVHPHESPATMTIPMMVLAVGSALLGLALGPTGIITDWLEPVVGGHGEEHPVLPVPVITGGTLLVVALGAGLAYLRYWRDEVPVTPPVGSVATRAARKDLYQDDINEAVFARPGLHLTRSLVYFDSKGIDGAAGGLAAMVGGSSSRLKKVQNGFVRTYALTMLLGVVAILGAVWVVQ
- the nuoK gene encoding NADH-quinone oxidoreductase subunit NuoK, yielding MNVTNYIYLSAILFAIGAATVLLRRNAIIVFMGVELMLNAANLAFVTFARMHSELDGQVIALFVMVVAAAEVVVGLAIIMAIFRARRSASVDDANLLKL